In Cyanobacteria bacterium GSL.Bin1, a genomic segment contains:
- a CDS encoding EamA family transporter — protein sequence MAWIIFATLTALFESLKDVTSKRGLKTLDEYVVAWSMIFFTLPLMLPLLGIIDIPELGDNFIWALIAGGSFNVISMLLYIRALKLADLSLAVPLVTFTPLFLLITSPLIVGEQPTLIDAIGIFFIVTGSYILNLNQRHKSLWAPFQALLKERGSQLMLLVALIWSLSSTVDKVGVQNSSPTFWAIANYSYITIGMLPIMLYKSRNSLQQVVTNLPTLVPIGFLQGLVVLCQMQAISLTLVAHVISIKRMSALLSVLWGHLIFKEKGLKERAAGATVMVMGVVLITLA from the coding sequence ATGGCTTGGATTATTTTTGCAACGTTAACTGCACTCTTTGAGTCCCTAAAAGATGTTACGAGTAAACGCGGTTTAAAAACATTAGATGAATATGTCGTTGCTTGGTCAATGATTTTTTTTACCCTCCCTTTAATGCTCCCTTTATTAGGCATCATTGACATTCCTGAATTGGGCGACAACTTTATTTGGGCACTCATTGCTGGAGGAAGCTTTAATGTGATTTCGATGTTGCTTTACATTCGAGCATTAAAATTAGCTGACTTATCTTTGGCTGTTCCTTTAGTTACATTTACCCCTTTATTTTTATTAATTACTTCTCCCCTTATTGTCGGAGAACAACCGACTTTAATTGATGCGATAGGCATTTTTTTTATTGTTACGGGTTCCTATATTCTCAACTTAAACCAAAGACACAAAAGTTTGTGGGCTCCTTTCCAAGCACTACTCAAAGAAAGAGGATCGCAGTTAATGTTACTGGTGGCTTTGATTTGGAGTTTAAGTTCAACGGTAGATAAGGTGGGAGTGCAGAATTCTTCTCCAACATTTTGGGCAATTGCTAACTATAGTTATATTACGATTGGGATGCTACCCATTATGTTGTATAAATCTCGTAATAGCTTACAGCAAGTGGTTACCAATTTACCGACCTTAGTTCCCATTGGATTTTTACAAGGTTTAGTCGTCCTGTGTCAAATGCAAGCCATTAGTTTAACGTTAGTGGCTCATGTCATTTCAATTAAGCGGATGAGTGCCTTACTCAGCGTATTATGGGGACATTTAATCTTTAAAGAGAAAGGATTAAAAGAACGCGCTGCAGGGGCAACTGTCATGGTTATGGGTGTTGTTTTAATTACATTAGCTTAA